AGATCCTCGATTTTCTTTCCGATCTCACCGCGATCCTCAAACGATATTTTCTCTCCGTAATCCTTCAGCGTTCTCTCGACAGAGTGTATCACACTATCCGCCTGATTTCGCACATCGATCAATTCTTTCTGAACACGGTCCTCTCCAGCATGTTCCTCCGCGTCCTTTATCATCTTATCGACTTCATCTTTGGACAACCCGCTCGAGGCAGTAATCCTGATCTTCTGTTCCTTGCCCGTTCCCATATCCTTCGCAGAAACATGCATGATACCATCGGCATCGATATCAAACGTCACTTCGATCTGTGGTATGCCTCTCGCTGCCGGTGGGATTCCGTAGAGATCGAATCGACCAAGCGTCCGGTTCTGATTTGCCATCGGTCGCTCACCTTGCAGAACATGCACAGTGACCGCGGTCTGATTATCCTCAGCGGTCGTGAATATCTGAGACTTTTTAGTAGGGATCGTAGTATTACGCGGTATGATCGGTGTCATTACCTGACCGAGGGTCTCGATACCAAGGGTCAACGGTGTAACATCGAGCAGCAGAATATCCTTTGTCTCATGCCCTATGATTGCCGCCTGGAGGGCTGCTCCAAGCGCGACAACCTCGTCCGGATTTATGCCCTTATGCGGCTCCCTGTTGAAGAAATTCTTAACCGCCTGCTGGATCTTGGGCATTCGCGTCTGCCCACCGACCAGGATTACCTCATTGATATCACTCGGTGTTAGTTTGGCATCGGCGAGCGCTTGCTTGCACGGTGGAATCGAACGCTGGACCAAATCCTCAACGAGCGTTTCGAGTTTTGCCCTTGTTAAACGCATCTCAAGGTGCAGCGGTGTCTTGTCCTTGTCTGACGCGATAAACGGAAGGCTTATCGTGCTCTCCATAACGCTCGAGAGCTCGGTCTTCACCTTCTCGGCTGCTTCCTTTAGACGCTGCAAGGCAGTAAGATCGTTTCTCACGTCGATCCCATGCTTTTTCATGAATTCTTCTGCGATATAGTTGATTATTCTTTCGTCCAGATCATCACCACCCAGATGCGTATCGCCATTTGTCGATAATACCCTGAAGACACCGTCTTCCGAAATTTCGAGAATAGAGATATCAAATGTACCTCCGCCGAAATCATAAACGGCTATTTTTTCGCTTTTCTTTTTGTCCGCCCCATACGCAAGTGAAGAGGCGGTTGGTTCGTTCACGATACGTTTCACATCGAGCCCAGCGATGCGGCCCGCGTCCTTTGTTGCCTGACGCTGCGAATCATTGAAGTATGCCGGCACCGTGATCACTGCCTCGGTAACCTTTTCACCCAGGTGTGATTCAGCTGCCTGCCTCAAATACTGCAAGATCATTGCAGATATCTCCGGCGGCGAATACTTTTTACCGGATACCTCAACCCACGCATCACCGTTATCATGCTCCACTACCTTGAACGGAAAACGTGCAGTCTCATTCTTTATCTCACTATATCTACGTCCCATGAATCGTTTTATCGAATAAACCGTGTTCTCTGGGTTCATTATCGCCTGTCGCTTGGCAAGCGGACCAACCAACCGTTCTCCGGATTTAGTAAAGGCGACGACTGAAGGCGTTGTCCGTCCACCCTCCGGATTTGGTATGACGACTGGCTGTCCCCCTTCCATGACCGAGACGGCTGAATTTGTAGTTCCTAAATCAATCCCGATTATTTTCGACATCTTCGTTACCTCCTTTATTCTGTTTGGAGACCAGGACTTTCGCCGGTTTTATCACGCGCTCCTGTACAACATATCCCTTGCTTATTTCTTCGACGATTGTGTTCTCGGGCTTATCATTGTTCACAACCGTCGCAACTGCTTCATGCCGCGCCGGGTCAAAAAACTCACCAAGGCTGGAGAATTCCTCAAGACCCATCGACCTCAGCGCTTCCTGCAGCTGCCGATAGATCATCTCGACCCCTTGAGTGTATTTTTGATGATCGTTCTCTATACTCGCTCCATCCATGGCCCGGTCAAAACTGTCCAGGACAGGGATGATCTTATTGAAGAACTCGACCTGTGCGTATTTACGGTAACTATCGAGCTCCTTATCCATACGCTTGCGGTAGTTATCCATATCAGCCAACGCGCGCAGATATTTGTCCCTAAATTCCTCGATCTCTTTATCTTTGTTTTTCAGCTCTTCTCTTAATTTTGTGACTGGACCTTTCTTCTCCATTAACGGTCTCCTCAACAAAACACGCTTAATGCTCGAAATTTAGACAATATGACAGCTTGCCAGGTTTACCCGATCCATCTTCAAATGAATAAATACTCGGATCTTGAACCGATCACCTGCCGGCCAGGAGCCGGTCGGCCAGGACATCGGGTAAACCACCCATTATTATCTTCTGCTGGGCCAACGGAATATTGTAGTCGAGTCTTATGATCTCTATACTATTGTTATTGCCATCGTAGATCACGTAGCTGGCTCGCGGATCCAAATCCCTGGGCTGTCCAACACTGCCCACATTCACAATATATCGCCTTTTTGCCACGATCGGGAACGGATTGTCCCGGACCAGATCACAGTAGCCGTTATCATCCCGATATATGGCTGCCGGTATGTGCGAATGCCCGATAAAGCAAATCTGCTCACTAAACTGAGAGAACTCCTTCTCGTATTCCTCCAAACTGAACAGGTATCGCCATCTTTCTGGCTCGGCTGGTGTTGCGTGAACCAGATAAAGATCGCCCACTCTGTGACTCAATTCAAGACCCTTGAGTTTGTTGATTCCTTCCTTGCTAATATTTCCCTTAGTCCATCTAATTGCCTCGGCAGCCACGGGATTGAAAGTTGATACATCAGTCTTGTCGATCGCGGCCCAGTCATGATTACCGGCCACAACAACTTTGGATTCTTTCATGCAAAGATCGACACACTCATTTGGATTCGCCCCATACCCTATTAGATCGCCCAAGCAGAATATACTCTTGAGGCGCCGTTTCTTTATGTCTTTTAGAACAACCAACAGTGCTTCAAGATTCGAATGAATATCACTAATTACTGCCGCTTTCATGACTCTTTCTTACTGCATCAAGAACACCATTTATGAATCTCCCCGATTCGTTTCCTCCGTATTTCTTGCCGATCTCAATCGCCTCATTAATAGAAATCTGAGACGGAATATCATCAAAATAGATCAGCTCACAAGTACCCATGCGCAAAATTGTTTTGTCGACAACTGAGATACGATCATACTCCCAATTCTGGAGCACCCTGATTATTTCCTTATCGATCTGCTCGATGTTCTTAACTGTTCGCTCGATGAGTGCCTTTGAAAAATCCTTGTCATTCTTCTCGTATATCTTGACGTCAAGAACGCTCTTCATCGCACCCTGCAAATCGGTATCTCCTTCTTCGTAACGATACAACACCCTGAGAGCAAGCTCACGTGCCAATCTCCTGCCCATTTATTTGACTTGTGAATAGAGATCGGCCAGTTCGAGTGCCGTCAGTGCAGCATCCCAGCCTTTGTTTCCTTTCTTTGTCCCTGCTCGCTCGATCGCCTGATCGGTACTATCTGCCGTGATTATGCCATAGACAACGGCTGGACCGGGCTGCAAATTCAGCGAGGCAATACCTTTCGTCACCTCACTCGCAATGTAATCGAAATGAGGCGTGTCTCCTCTGATTACCGTTCCCAGACAGATCACGCCGTCGAATTTGTCCTTGCGTACCCGCCCGGCAACGCCCGGTATCTCAAAGCTGCCCGGCGTCCAATAGACACTTATGTCTTCAGGGCGTACTGCATGCCTGACCAGACAATCCATCGCGCCATCGAGCAAAC
This portion of the candidate division WOR-3 bacterium genome encodes:
- the dnaK gene encoding molecular chaperone DnaK; the encoded protein is MSKIIGIDLGTTNSAVSVMEGGQPVVIPNPEGGRTTPSVVAFTKSGERLVGPLAKRQAIMNPENTVYSIKRFMGRRYSEIKNETARFPFKVVEHDNGDAWVEVSGKKYSPPEISAMILQYLRQAAESHLGEKVTEAVITVPAYFNDSQRQATKDAGRIAGLDVKRIVNEPTASSLAYGADKKKSEKIAVYDFGGGTFDISILEISEDGVFRVLSTNGDTHLGGDDLDERIINYIAEEFMKKHGIDVRNDLTALQRLKEAAEKVKTELSSVMESTISLPFIASDKDKTPLHLEMRLTRAKLETLVEDLVQRSIPPCKQALADAKLTPSDINEVILVGGQTRMPKIQQAVKNFFNREPHKGINPDEVVALGAALQAAIIGHETKDILLLDVTPLTLGIETLGQVMTPIIPRNTTIPTKKSQIFTTAEDNQTAVTVHVLQGERPMANQNRTLGRFDLYGIPPAARGIPQIEVTFDIDADGIMHVSAKDMGTGKEQKIRITASSGLSKDEVDKMIKDAEEHAGEDRVQKELIDVRNQADSVIHSVERTLKDYGEKISFEDRGEIGKKIEDLKAKKDGNDVAAIKQSLDDLQQSVYKLSEAVYKEAAQAQQQGAEQQGPGQPPPQDESAGGAQDTEGQGDADYRVVDDEPDKSG
- the grpE gene encoding nucleotide exchange factor GrpE, which codes for MEKKGPVTKLREELKNKDKEIEEFRDKYLRALADMDNYRKRMDKELDSYRKYAQVEFFNKIIPVLDSFDRAMDGASIENDHQKYTQGVEMIYRQLQEALRSMGLEEFSSLGEFFDPARHEAVATVVNNDKPENTIVEEISKGYVVQERVIKPAKVLVSKQNKGGNEDVENNRD
- a CDS encoding metallophosphatase family protein → MKAAVISDIHSNLEALLVVLKDIKKRRLKSIFCLGDLIGYGANPNECVDLCMKESKVVVAGNHDWAAIDKTDVSTFNPVAAEAIRWTKGNISKEGINKLKGLELSHRVGDLYLVHATPAEPERWRYLFSLEEYEKEFSQFSEQICFIGHSHIPAAIYRDDNGYCDLVRDNPFPIVAKRRYIVNVGSVGQPRDLDPRASYVIYDGNNNSIEIIRLDYNIPLAQQKIIMGGLPDVLADRLLAGR
- the nusB gene encoding transcription antitermination factor NusB, coding for MGRRLARELALRVLYRYEEGDTDLQGAMKSVLDVKIYEKNDKDFSKALIERTVKNIEQIDKEIIRVLQNWEYDRISVVDKTILRMGTCELIYFDDIPSQISINEAIEIGKKYGGNESGRFINGVLDAVRKSHESGSN
- the ribH gene encoding 6,7-dimethyl-8-ribityllumazine synthase; protein product: MKEIKGNLIGQGKKFAIVVSRFNDFISKRLLDGAMDCLVRHAVRPEDISVYWTPGSFEIPGVAGRVRKDKFDGVICLGTVIRGDTPHFDYIASEVTKGIASLNLQPGPAVVYGIITADSTDQAIERAGTKKGNKGWDAALTALELADLYSQVK